The Aeromicrobium senzhongii genome includes a window with the following:
- a CDS encoding 5'-3' exonuclease produces MSSRLLLLDTASLYFRAFYGVPDSIKAADGRPVNAVRGIVDFLATLQSRYEPEVVVAAWDDDWRPAWRVELLDTYKTHRVADAEAGIEETPDLLTHQVPLIAEVLALAGATVVGAPDAEADDVIGTLVRRWDTGVDVVTGDRDLFQLVDDARDVRILYTARGVSKHDVVDAAWVRDKYGIEPSQYVDFAVMRGDASDGLPGVAGIGDKTAATLLGEFGDLAGIRAAAADPESSLRPRIRQSLLDSADYIDAAVKVVTVRPDLDLADPVAGAIDVDGLRAFGEQWNVAGPVERLLESVRT; encoded by the coding sequence ATGTCCTCGCGACTGCTCCTGCTCGACACGGCCAGCCTCTACTTCCGCGCGTTCTACGGCGTGCCGGACTCGATCAAGGCCGCCGACGGCCGCCCGGTCAACGCGGTGCGCGGCATCGTCGACTTCCTGGCGACGTTGCAGTCGCGCTACGAGCCCGAGGTGGTCGTGGCCGCGTGGGACGACGACTGGCGTCCGGCGTGGCGCGTCGAGCTCCTCGACACGTACAAGACGCACCGGGTGGCCGACGCCGAGGCCGGCATCGAGGAGACGCCGGACCTGTTGACGCACCAGGTGCCCCTCATCGCCGAGGTCCTCGCCCTGGCCGGGGCCACGGTCGTCGGTGCGCCCGATGCCGAGGCCGACGACGTGATCGGCACCCTCGTGCGGCGGTGGGACACCGGCGTCGACGTCGTCACGGGCGACCGCGACCTGTTCCAACTGGTCGACGACGCGCGCGACGTCCGCATCCTCTACACCGCCCGGGGCGTCAGCAAGCACGACGTCGTCGATGCGGCATGGGTCCGCGACAAGTACGGCATCGAGCCGAGCCAGTACGTCGACTTCGCGGTCATGCGCGGCGACGCGTCCGACGGTCTGCCGGGCGTCGCGGGGATCGGGGACAAGACCGCCGCAACGCTGCTGGGCGAGTTCGGCGACCTGGCCGGGATCCGCGCGGCGGCTGCGGACCCCGAGTCCTCGCTGCGCCCGCGGATCCGCCAGTCGCTGCTGGACTCAGCGGACTACATCGATGCGGCGGTCAAGGTCGTCACGGTACGACCCGATCTGGACCTCGCCGATCCCGTGGCCGGCGCGATCGACGTCGACGGCCTGCGCGCCTTCGGCGAGCAGTGGAACGTCGCGGGCCCCGTCGAGCGGCTGCTGGAGTCCGTCAGGACGTGA